The Paraburkholderia sp. SOS3 genome includes a region encoding these proteins:
- a CDS encoding ABC transporter substrate-binding protein: MKDDEVKNGFSRRDVMRVLAAGSMLATGAGGLLAGARSVLAAPAPAPKKGGKIRVAYDVGSTADTLDPAKGSAGSDYIRYFMFYSGLTQLDESLTPQMNLAEALDTRDARVWVIKLRKGATFHDGKALAPADVVYSLNRHKVAATASKVKTLADQFAEIKATGPNEVTLTLTSPNADLPVILATPQFVIIKDGTTDFTTAVGTGPYKVKTFKPGVTTVGVRNDSYFKPGLPHLDQIELISISDNAARVNALLSGDVHLINSVDPRSTHRIASTPGYAVKETKSGLYTDLIMRRDNTLAGNPDFVQGMKYLFDRDQIRSAVFRGYAVIGNDQPIPPGHRYFDASLPQRQFDLDKAKFHLQKAGALGPALPPIYATTDANGSIEMAELLQQTGAKIGANITIDRVPSDGYWSNHWMKHPLGFGSVNPRSSADVLFTQFFKSDAPWNESGWNNPKFDQLLLSARSETDDAKRKQMYGDMQVIVSDQGGIGIPAFISLLDAYDQHLQGLGSIPSGAMMGFSFAEHVWWNA, translated from the coding sequence ATGAAGGACGACGAAGTCAAAAATGGTTTCAGCCGCCGCGACGTGATGCGTGTGCTGGCTGCGGGGAGCATGCTCGCGACCGGCGCGGGTGGACTGCTGGCAGGTGCAAGATCGGTGTTGGCCGCGCCAGCGCCTGCGCCGAAGAAAGGCGGCAAGATTCGCGTGGCCTATGACGTGGGCTCGACGGCCGACACGCTCGATCCCGCGAAAGGCTCGGCCGGTTCCGACTACATCCGCTATTTCATGTTTTACAGCGGCCTCACGCAGCTCGATGAAAGCCTGACGCCGCAGATGAACCTGGCCGAAGCGCTCGACACGCGCGACGCCAGGGTCTGGGTCATCAAGCTGCGCAAGGGCGCCACCTTCCACGACGGCAAGGCGCTCGCACCGGCGGACGTGGTGTATTCGCTGAACCGCCACAAGGTGGCCGCGACGGCATCCAAGGTGAAAACGCTGGCCGATCAGTTCGCCGAGATCAAGGCGACCGGCCCGAACGAAGTGACCTTGACGCTGACGAGCCCCAATGCCGATCTGCCGGTCATCCTCGCCACGCCGCAGTTCGTGATCATCAAGGACGGCACGACCGATTTCACGACGGCTGTCGGTACCGGTCCTTACAAGGTCAAGACTTTCAAGCCGGGCGTGACGACCGTCGGCGTGCGTAACGACAGTTACTTCAAGCCGGGTCTGCCGCATCTCGACCAGATCGAGTTGATCAGCATCAGCGACAACGCCGCACGGGTGAACGCGCTGCTGTCCGGCGACGTCCATCTGATCAACTCGGTCGATCCGCGCTCCACACACCGCATCGCGTCGACGCCGGGCTACGCGGTGAAGGAAACCAAATCCGGTCTCTATACCGATCTGATCATGCGTCGCGACAACACGCTCGCGGGCAACCCCGATTTCGTGCAGGGCATGAAGTATCTGTTCGATCGCGACCAGATCCGCTCGGCCGTGTTCCGCGGCTACGCAGTGATCGGCAACGATCAGCCGATTCCGCCAGGCCATCGTTATTTCGATGCATCGCTGCCGCAGCGGCAGTTCGATCTCGACAAGGCGAAGTTCCATCTGCAGAAGGCCGGCGCGCTCGGTCCGGCATTGCCGCCGATCTATGCCACGACCGACGCGAATGGCTCGATCGAAATGGCCGAATTGCTGCAGCAGACGGGTGCGAAGATCGGCGCGAACATCACGATCGATCGGGTGCCCTCAGACGGTTACTGGTCGAATCACTGGATGAAGCATCCGCTTGGATTCGGCAGCGTCAATCCGCGTTCGAGCGCCGACGTGCTGTTCACACAGTTCTTTAAATCGGACGCGCCGTGGAACGAGTCGGGCTGGAACAATCCGAAGTTCGATCAGTTGTTGTTGTCGGCCCGTTCGGAAACCGACGACGCGAAACGCAAGCAGATGTACGGCGACATGCAGGTGATCGTCTCGGATCAGGGCGGTATCGGCATCCCTGCGTTCATCAGCCTGCTCGATGCCTACGACCAGCATCTGCAAGGACTTGGCTCGATTCCGAGCGGCGCGATGATGGGCTTCTCGTTCGCCGAGCACGTGTGGTGGAACGCCTGA
- a CDS encoding ABC transporter permease: protein MNQNIAALIVRRIAVTALTLLIVSVVIFAITNLLPGDAAQAALGQSATPETVAALRLQFGLDQPAYLRFAHWLAGLMHGDFGVSLSNNMPVSELIEGRLPKSLTLAAITTAVSVPIAVSFGILAAVNRNSLIDRIVSLGTLSLVATPEFLIATIAVLVFAVKLHWLSALSYGGEIDDFNQFLRAYAMPVLTLCAVVIAQMARMTRAAVIEQMGSSYVEMAVLKGASPARAVLRHALPNAIGPIANAIALSLSYLLGGVIIVETIFNYPGLASLMVDAVSNRDFPLVQACTLLFCLGYLVLVLLADLCAIISNPRLRT from the coding sequence ATGAACCAGAACATAGCCGCACTGATAGTCCGACGCATCGCGGTGACGGCACTCACGCTGCTGATCGTGTCCGTCGTCATCTTCGCGATCACGAACCTGCTGCCGGGCGACGCCGCGCAAGCCGCGCTCGGGCAGTCCGCGACGCCCGAAACGGTCGCGGCGCTGCGTCTTCAGTTTGGCCTCGATCAACCGGCTTACCTGCGTTTCGCGCATTGGCTGGCCGGCCTCATGCATGGCGACTTCGGCGTATCGCTGTCGAACAATATGCCAGTTTCCGAGCTGATCGAAGGCCGTCTGCCGAAATCGCTGACACTCGCCGCGATCACGACGGCGGTCTCGGTGCCGATCGCGGTTTCGTTCGGCATTCTCGCTGCCGTCAATCGCAATTCGCTCATCGATCGCATCGTCAGTCTGGGCACGCTATCGCTCGTCGCGACCCCGGAATTCCTGATCGCGACGATTGCGGTGCTGGTTTTCGCGGTCAAACTGCACTGGCTGTCGGCGCTGTCGTACGGCGGTGAAATCGATGACTTCAACCAGTTCCTGCGCGCCTATGCGATGCCGGTGCTGACGCTGTGCGCTGTCGTGATCGCGCAGATGGCGCGCATGACGCGCGCAGCAGTGATCGAACAGATGGGGTCGTCGTATGTGGAAATGGCCGTGCTCAAGGGCGCGAGCCCGGCGCGCGCGGTGTTGCGCCACGCGCTGCCTAACGCAATCGGTCCGATCGCCAACGCGATCGCACTGAGCCTGTCGTATCTGCTGGGCGGCGTCATCATCGTCGAAACCATCTTCAACTATCCGGGGCTCGCGAGTTTGATGGTCGATGCGGTCAGCAACCGCGACTTTCCGCTGGTCCAGGCCTGCACACTGCTTTTCTGTCTCGGCTATCTGGTGCTGGTGCTGCTGGCCGACCTGTGCGCGATCATCTCGAACCCGAGGCTGCGCACATGA
- a CDS encoding ABC transporter permease encodes MTTPDLVQRSSAMPPGTDAPQPFGGGPTPPAQPRSARRRSLASRVRLSTGGWIGFGMVCLALFVAAFAPLIAPHEVGSIVTNDVFASFSAKLPLGSDYLGRDMLSRIIYGMRLTVLLALAATLLAAVTGTTLGLLAAVAGRAIDETMSRLLDAITSIPSKMFALMIVAAFGSSLTLLILTAAISYMPGSYRIARSLAVNIGQLEYVQVARARGESALYIACVEMLPNMLHPMLTDTGLRFTFVVLLLSGLSFLGLGVQPPFADLGSLVRENIAGLGDGAPVVIVPALAIAMLTVGVNLLIDGLPHRSDKSKAARSADGGHR; translated from the coding sequence ATGACGACGCCCGATCTCGTTCAGCGCAGCAGCGCAATGCCGCCCGGCACGGACGCGCCGCAGCCGTTCGGCGGGGGGCCGACGCCGCCGGCCCAGCCTCGATCGGCACGCCGCCGCTCGCTTGCATCGCGCGTGAGGCTGTCCACCGGCGGCTGGATCGGCTTCGGCATGGTGTGCCTCGCGCTTTTTGTCGCGGCGTTCGCGCCGTTGATCGCGCCGCACGAGGTTGGCTCGATTGTCACAAACGACGTGTTCGCGAGTTTTAGCGCAAAGCTGCCGCTCGGCTCGGACTATCTCGGCCGCGACATGCTGAGCCGCATCATCTACGGTATGCGGCTGACTGTGTTGCTGGCGCTCGCGGCGACGCTGTTGGCCGCCGTCACCGGCACGACGCTCGGTCTGCTCGCCGCCGTCGCAGGGCGTGCGATCGATGAAACGATGAGCCGCCTGCTCGACGCGATCACGTCGATACCTTCGAAGATGTTCGCGCTGATGATCGTGGCCGCGTTCGGCTCGTCATTGACGCTGCTGATCCTGACAGCCGCGATCAGCTACATGCCGGGCTCCTACCGGATTGCGCGTTCACTGGCGGTCAATATCGGCCAGCTTGAATACGTGCAGGTCGCGCGGGCGCGCGGTGAAAGCGCGCTTTATATCGCGTGCGTCGAAATGTTGCCGAACATGCTGCATCCGATGCTGACCGATACCGGCTTGCGCTTCACGTTCGTCGTGCTGCTGCTGAGCGGCCTGAGCTTCCTCGGTCTGGGCGTGCAGCCGCCGTTCGCGGATCTCGGTTCGCTGGTGCGTGAAAACATCGCAGGCCTCGGCGATGGCGCGCCGGTCGTGATCGTGCCGGCGCTCGCGATCGCCATGCTGACGGTCGGCGTCAATCTGTTGATCGACGGTCTGCCGCATCGCAGTGACAAGAGCAAGGCGGCACGCAGCGCCGACGGAGGTCATCGATGA